AAAGGCATATCCCTCGGTCAAAGACGGAACCATCCACCGGTACGATTCGGCGATTTCCAGGATCTCTTCAGCCCGGTTGTCCGGAAACCCTTGGCGAATCGCCCGTTCCGCCGCTCTCACGGAGTGGCCGTTCCCTTCGGTCCTTTCTCGAATCCAACCGGCCCTCTCCCGTATGGAAGACGGAGTAGCCTGCTCATACCCCGATTCCACCTCGTCGATCGCCGCCAGATACGCCCAGGAGACCCCCGTCTCCCGTTCCGCCTCCGCATAGTGACGGGCCAGGTCGGCGGGAAGACGAAGCTCCCGGACTTCCCCCGAACGGAACCATTCGCGGAAGATGAAAAAAAGCGCCGCCATCAAGGCCGCGATCATCAGAAGCACGACGAGTACGCGGCGGATCAAGGAAACCCTTCCTTTCCATCGGCAGTTTTTCATGGCTGTAATCCCTCATCTCCCGGCGGGTTCGGAAAAGGGGTGCTTCTCGGCACCCCTTTTCCCGCTTTCATCTCAATCTATTCTCCTTCACCGATCGAGACGGGAACCATGCTGAGGGAAACCCGTTCCCGTTCCAGGTCCACCCCGCAGACCCACACATCGACGATATCCCCCACGGAGACGACATCCAAGGGATGGTGCACATATTTTTCGCTCATCCGGGAAATGTGCACCAATCCATCGTTTTTGAGACCGATATCCACGAAGGCGCCGAAATCGACCACATTGCGGACCGTACCCTTCAGCTGCATTCCCGGCCGCAGATCCTCCGGCTTCAGCACGTCGGAACGAAAGATGGGCGGCGGCAGCTCCTCCCGGGGATCCCGCCCCGGCTTCAAGAGCGCTTCGATGATATCCCGGAGGGTGGGAACGCCGCATCCGATCCGCTCCGCCATGGACGACACGTCCACCCGGCGCAGCCGGTCGTTCAATTCCTCGGTGCCGATCGCCTCGTGGCCGCATCCCAACTCGTCCAGGAGCCGCTCCACCACCGGGTAGGATTCCGGGTGAATCGGCGTCTTGTCCAGGGGGTGATCCCCGTCGGGAATGCGCAAAAATCCGATGCACTGTTCGTAGGTCTTCGCCCCGAGGCGGGGGATCTCCTTCAACTCTTCCCGGTTTTTGAAGCGGCCGGACTCCTCCCGCCGTTTGACGATGTTTTTGGCGACCGCGGAGGTGATCCCGGACACATAGCCCAGAAGGGCCGGGGATGCGGTGTTCACATCCACCCCCACGTGGTTGACGACGGATTCCACGACGGCGGTGAGACTCTCCGCCAAACGTTTCTGGGACACGTCGTGCTGATACTGTCCCACTCCCACCGCCTTCGGATCGATTTTCACCAATTCCGCCAGCGGATCCTGCAGCCGACGGGCGATGGAGACGGCGCTGCGGGAGGCCGCATCCAGATGGGGAAACTCCTCCCGGGCCGTTTTGGAGGCGGAATAGACGCTGGCTCCGGCTTCATTGACGATGATATAGTAGCATTCCCTGTCCAGCTCCCGAATCAGCTCCGCCACAAAGGCCTCTGTCTCCCGCGAGGCGGTTCCGTTGCCGATGGCGATCAGATCGATGCCATACTCCTCGATGATGGCTCGGGTGATCCGCTTCGCCTCCTCCACCCGGTTTTCCGGAGGCGTGGGAAAAATCACGTCGGTGTG
This genomic interval from Planifilum fimeticola contains the following:
- a CDS encoding Tex family protein, which translates into the protein MNDERIHQVIAEELGIRPAQVQVSVQLLAEGNTIPFIARYRKERTGELDEEQLRAIEERYRYLRQLQQRKAEVIRLIEEQGKLTEELRSKIEQAVKLQEVEDLYRPFRPKRKTRASVAREKGLAPLAELMMKSRDEAEIEEAALRFIDEEKGVASAEEALAGARDIVAETVADDPDVRQFVREYTWRRGVLVSSARDPEKKTVYEMYYEYSEAVRRMPAHRILAVNRGEREEVLRVSIDVEEEEILRRILERFPHPAQRHLKEAVEDGYKRLIAPSVEREIRAMMTEKAEEQAIRIFSENLRNLLLTPPISGKRVLGIDPAYRTGCKLAVVDDTGKLLHTDVIFPTPPENRVEEAKRITRAIIEEYGIDLIAIGNGTASRETEAFVAELIRELDRECYYIIVNEAGASVYSASKTAREEFPHLDAASRSAVSIARRLQDPLAELVKIDPKAVGVGQYQHDVSQKRLAESLTAVVESVVNHVGVDVNTASPALLGYVSGITSAVAKNIVKRREESGRFKNREELKEIPRLGAKTYEQCIGFLRIPDGDHPLDKTPIHPESYPVVERLLDELGCGHEAIGTEELNDRLRRVDVSSMAERIGCGVPTLRDIIEALLKPGRDPREELPPPIFRSDVLKPEDLRPGMQLKGTVRNVVDFGAFVDIGLKNDGLVHISRMSEKYVHHPLDVVSVGDIVDVWVCGVDLERERVSLSMVPVSIGEGE